The Phycisphaerae bacterium genomic interval CCACCACCACCACCGTGTTGCCCATGTCCCGAAGCCGCATCAGGCTCGCCAGGAGCTGCTTGTTGTCCCGCGGATGAAGACCAATCGAAGGCTCGTCCAGCACATACAAGACCCCGACCAAACCGCAGCCGATCTGGCCGGCCAGCCGGATTCGCTGCGACTCGCCGCCCGACAGGCTCGGGGCCGCCCGGTCCAGCGTGAGATAGTCCAGCCCGACATTCGACAGGAACTCCAGACGGGCGCGAACCTCCTTGAGGACCTCCGCGGCGATGAACGCCTGGGTCGCGTTCAGTTGCAGGCCATCCAGAAACTGCCGCGCATCCTTGATCGACAGAGCACAGAACCCGGGCAGGCTGAGCTCGCCAACCCGCACCGCCCGAGCCTGCTCGTTGAGCCGCCCGCCGTCGCATGCCTCACACTCGCGAAGCCGCATGAACTGTTCGTAGTAGGTCCGGACGAAATCGGCTTTGCTCTGACGGTACTTGGCGTTCAATTCGGCGATCACGCCCTCGTAAGTCCCCCCGTGCTTCCACCGCCGGCTGCCATGACCCCACTCGAAGGTGATATGCTCGTCCCCGGTACCGTACAGCAGCGCATCGCGGGCCCTCTGCGGGAGCTTGTTCCATGGCAGACGGATGTCGAAGCCGACGTGGCGAGCCACGCCCGCGTAAATGTGCCGCCGCCATCGACCCGGCGCGGTCCGCATGGGGGCAACGCACGGCGCGAAGAACGGCAGACTCGAGTCCGGCACCAGCAACTCCGGGTCAAAATCGTAACTCGTCCCCATCCCATCGCATGCCAGGCACATCCCGGTCGGCGAGTTGAAGCTGAACAACTGCGGCGACGGCGGGTCGAACCCGATCCCGCACTCGGCACAGGCATACTGCGACGAGAGCAGCAGGTCATCCGTCGCGCCACCTCGGCGCGAAACGGCCCCGACGCCGCCCGGTTTCGAAGCCGGTTCTCCGCCCGGGGCCACAATGACAGTACCTCCCCCTACCTGTAAAGCGCTCTCAACCGCTTCGGCCACCCGGGCACGGGCCCCTTCACGCAGCACCAACCGGTCAACCACGACTTCGATGTCGTGCCGGTTGTAGCGGACAAGCTTCGGCGCCTGGTCCAGATGCACAACCACCCCGTCAATCCGAGCCCGGGCGTACCCGCGTCGACGCAGATCCTCGATCAATTCGACATGCTCCCCCTTCTGACCGCGAATCACCGGAGCCAGAACAAGCACCTGGGCATCGGCCGGCAGAAGCAGAATGCGGGCGACAATGGACTCGGCGGTCTGGGCCGTAATCGGGCGGTCACACTTCGGACAGTGCTGAAGGCCCACTCGGGCATACAGCACGCGAAGAAAATCATAGATCCCGGTCACCGTGCCCACGGTGCTGCGCGGATTCCAGCCCGTGGCTTTCTGCTGGATGGCCACCGCAGGACTCAGCCCGGTGATCTGGTCCACGTCCGGCTTGGCCAGCGTCCCCAGGAACTGGCGCGCGTAGGCACTGAGCGACTCGATGTAACGCCGTTGACCCTCGGCGTAGAGCGTGTCGAACGCCAGGCTGCTCTTGCCGCTGCCGGACACGCCGGTGAAGCAGATCAGGCAGTTGCGCGGCAGTTCCAGCCCCACGCTTCGCAGGTTGTGCTCGCGAGCTCCACGGATCGTAATCACCGTCGGGTCCATAGACGTTCCAGGTCGGCTCTCCGGCAGCCGGAGGCGGCCGCGGTGAGCAGCCCCGTATTGTACCTGCTCGTAACCCCTTGACAAATCGAGAACTTGCGCCACGCAGCCCTTCGACACGCCGACCGCTAACTTTCCTCGGAGATCCAATGTCTGATAGGATGAACCGACGGCGCGGTTCACCGAATACCAGGGAGTGTCCTCTGAACCGTAAGTCACGCCGCGAGGGAAGCTAAGACATGCACCGGCTACTCACCCGCCTATTCAGAGCCATGATGGTCCTCTCCATGGCCGCGCTGCCTGCGTACACCATTGACTGCGATCACGAGGACGGCGAACTGGAAATCGACATCGACCATCACGGCTGCCACGACTACTGCGACGACGACAGCTGGTACTGGTGGACCGACGTCTACGGCTGGTAGGCCAGGCCTCCAACCCCTCAGAACCGCCTTTGACGGTCGACCAGGAACTGGATCAGGGCCCGATCGAACGACATGGACGTATCCACCTGAACGAGGTCCGAGCGCATGGCGGCCAGCTCCCGCCGGTACCGGTCGGACAGCTCGCGAAGGGCCTCCAAGTACGCCGTCCGAACGGCCTCCGGCTGAACCGTCAGCTTCTGACCGGTCTCCGGGTCCTCAAGCGTACGCATGCCGGTGAACGGAAAGTGCGTTTCGGTCCAGTCGAGCACGTGGAACACGATGATGTCGTGCCCGCGGAAGCGCAAGTGATGCAGGGCGTCAAGGGTCTCATCTGCATCGGCCAGAAGATCGCTCAGCAGGATCATGAGCCCCTTGCGCCGAACGCGGCGGGCAATGTCGTGCAGGGCGGTCGCCAGCCCTTTATCGGTCCGATCGGCCACCGGCTTCACCCCCGCCAATTCGCTGATGATCCGCAGCAGGTGAGAGCGTTTGCTGCGTGCCGGCAGGAATGAGCGCACCCGATTGTCGAACCGGGCGAAACCGACCGCGTCCTGCTGGTTGACCATCATGTAGCCCAGCGCCGCCGCCAGGCAGATGGAGTAGTCGAGCTTGCTCAGCCGCCCTTCGCGAGCCGCTTCTTTTGCCCCTGGGTAGGCCATGCTCGCCGAGGTATCCACCAGCAGATAGCCCTCCAGATTGGTTTCGGCGTCGTACTTCTTGATGAAGAACCGGTCGGTCTTGGCGAAAACCGCCCAGTCGATCAGCCGGAGATCGTCGCCCTGCTCGTACTTGCGATGCTCGGAAAACTCGACCGAGAAGCCCTGGAACGGTGAACCGTGCAGGCCGGTCAGAAACCCCTCGACAATGAACCGGGCCCGCAGGTCCAGCCGGGACACCTGGGCAATCACTTCCGGACGCAAGTACCGTGTGGCGTTCATCCGCGAACTTTCAGCAGTCGGCGGCCGGCGATCCGCATGCGACACCGGGCAGCAAGCGACACCGGGCGCTCGGCAAGCTCAGTCCAGTCATGCCTCATCGTTCATTATCCTCCGTTGGACCGCCCATATCCACTCCCGTACAATGCCGGCATGAGGATTCTCCTGAGTAATGACGACGGCATCCTGGCCCCGGGTCTGGCCGCCTTGTGGAACGAGCTGCGGTCGTTGGGCGAAGTCGCGGTGGTGGCACCATCCTCGCCGCAATCTGCGGCTGCCCACGGCATCACCGTCCACGGACCGATCGTGGTTCAGCGAGTCCACGTCCAGGACGCGTTCGTGGGCTACAGCGTATCCGGCCGGCCGGCGGATTGCGTCAAACTGGCCGTCACCGAGCTCCTCGACCGCAAGCCGGATCTGGTCGTCAGCGGCATCAACGACGGGGCCAATGTCAGCATCAACATCCTCTACTCCGGCACCGTGGCCGCCGCAGCCGAGGGAGCGCTGCTGGGTTGTCCGGCCATCGCGGTCTCCATGCGCCAGGGCCAGGAACGCGATTTCTCGCGAGCGGCCCGGCTCGCCCTGCCCATCATTCGCCGTCTCCTCGACAACGGGCTGGCAGCGGGACAGTTGATCAACGTCAACCTGCCCGACCTGACGCCCGGTGACCCGAAGGGCATTCGCGTCGTCCCGCAGGCAACACGCACCTTTCGCGACCGCTTCACCCGCCACACCGGCCCCGACCAGCTGGATTACTACTGGCTCAGCGGCGGGGACTTCGACTTCACCGAGAAACACGAGGCGGAAGGCGACCTCGATGCGGTCGACAACGGATACATCGCCATCACCCCTCTCCAGTTTGATCTGACCGAGTACGACCTGATGCGGCATCTCGCGACGCTGAAGTGGGAGCAGGACGTGGCCGAGCCATGCCTCCCCGACGGCCCGTGGCAGACGGCGGGCCAAACGCCGAACGCCAATCGCTGACCAATGGGAGTTGACTGTCCCATCCCGGGCGTTGAGAGGAGAGCCGACACCCCGCCCCGGTTGCCGCAGCCCGCTGGTCGGCGGTTGGAGCCGGTTGCCCCGCGGGGCGAATGCGGCTATGGTACGCGCGATGGGTTCGCTCAATACCATCATCGAGTTCGAAGGGCCGGTCGTCGATGTTCGCCGCCGCTGGTGGGCGGCCCACAAGACGGCCGCAGCGGCTATCGGCCTGGATGGCCCGCCGGAAGAGGAGTTCTGGCGCCTGGTGCGCAAGGGCTCGCCCGATGGCATGATCATGCGGCATGCACGGCCGCAGCAACTGCTCGAATACACCCGCATCCGGACCGAGCAGCAGGACAGTACTGCCCTGATGGCCCTCGATGAGCCCCAGCCCGTTCTGAAGGAGAACCTCCGGGTCCTCAAACAGTTGGGAACCTGCCGCCTGATCACCACCTGCCGCAACCAGGAGGGCATCAACGCGACGCTGGACCGCCTCGATGTCTGGATGTGTTTCGAGCGCCGCATCATTCTGCCCGAAGACCGCAACCGACGACTGTCCCTACTCAGGGAACTGGCCGCCGGATACTCTTCGACCCTGGCGATTGTCGGCTCCGTACCGGTCGCTTTGGCCGCCGCCAACGCTGGCTGCCGATGCGTGGGCCTCAAGGATGGCCTGGCCTACCCGAGCAACCTCCGCCAGGTCGGTGTTGACGCGTTCTTCGACACGCTCGACGCGCTCACCGACGCGGTCATCTCGCGGCACGCTGATCTCCAACGCATCGGGTTGCACTTCTGATTCACCCGCTCCCGGCAACCGGTCGGGCCGCTTGTTGCCCAGCTTAACATCGACCGTCGGCGTACATTCCGGCGACTGAACACTGGTTATCCAACCGGGCGTTCTCGGCTCCAGGTCGGTGTCGGCACCCTCCATCTGTTGACTCCCACCGCTCGATCCTGCTCTTCGTCAACCGCTTGATTCTGGGCAGTCCGGTCGGTATACCCATGTTCGAACCGGGTCCGCGCCGACCCGAAGCGGACATGATGTCACAAGATCCTACCCATCGGTTTGCGAAAGGAGATGGAGACAATGGCCAAGGCCTGCAACGTCGCCCTGATCGGTCAGGGATTCATGGGACGGACACACAGCAACGCATATCTGAAGGTCAGCAAGTTCTTCAACGATCTGCCGCTCAACCCGGTCATGCACACGGTGTTCGGCATGCCGGAGGAGAAGCCGGAGGCTTTCGCTCTGCGATGGGGCTGGAAGAACTTCAAGACCAACTGGAAGGAAGCGATTGCCGATCCGGAGGTGAACTACGTTGACGTCGTGACCCCGAACTACATGCATAAAGAGCCGGCGATGGCCGCCCTCGCCGCCAAGAAGCCGGTGGCCTCGGAGAAGCCGATTGCCGGCACGCTGGCCGACGCTCGGGAGATGGTTGAGGCCGCCAAGAAGGCCAAGGTGAAGACCTTCGTCTGGTACAATTACCGCCGCTGCCCGGCGGTGGCGTTGGCTCATCAACTGGTCCAGGAAGGCCGGCTCGGGCAGATCTACCACGTTCGCGCGATCTACCTGCAGGACTGGGGGGGCCCGGAGACCCCGTTGCTCTGGCGGTTCAAGAAGGAGCTGGCCGGCAGCGGCGCCCACGGCGACCTGAACGCTCACATCGTGGACATGTCCCGCTTCATCACCGGCGACGAGATCGTCGAGGTCAGCGGTGCGATCGCCGAGACGTTCATCAAGGAGCGGGTGATTCCGTCGCAGGGTTCGGCCGGCGGTATTGCCGCGGGAGCGAAGGGAGGCTTGAAGAAGGGCAAGTCCACCGTTGACGACGCGGTTCTGTTCCTGGCCCGGTTCAAGAAGGGCGCGGTTGCCAGCTTCGAGGCCACCCGCCTGGCCACCGGCTGCAAGAACCAGAACGGGATCGAGGTTCACGGCGACAAGGGCGCCATCCGGTTCCGCTTCGAGGACATGAACTACCTGGAGTTCTATGACAACACGCTGGAGAAGAAGCTCCAGGGCTGGAACAAGATCATGTGTACCTCTGGCGGGAACCATCCATACGTTGGGAACTGGTGGCCGGACGCCCACATCATCGGCTACGAGCACGGCTTCGTGAACCAGGCCAGCGACATCATGCGGGTGCTTGGCGGCCAGAAACCGGTCGTGCCGATCCCCGACTTCGCCGACGCCTACGAGACCCAACGTGTCCTCGAGGCCGCTCTGCTCTCGGCCGAGAACCGCTGCGCGGTCAAGATGAGCGAGGTGAAGTAGAGGCCGGTGCTGGTGCGGGGCCGGCGAGTGCGCTCAGTTTGGGTTTGCCCCCCGGTCGTTGCTGGCTGTCCCGCTGGTGAGGTCGCAAGCGGGACGGCTTCTGCGTCCGATTGGGTACGGCTCGGGCGAGGGCCCTGGGCTGGTGCTGCCGCCCTTCCCTGAATCCCAACTCAAGGCTTGGCAGGCATTTGCGGCGTTCTCGCCTGGTTTGCTGGCCATGCCTTCTGCAGAAACAACGTTTGCGCCAAACGAACCCAATGAGCGGTCGGTGGCGATCCGTTGACCGCCAGCGGTTGGCCAAGGGGGAAGGCGCTGACCTTTGAGCCTATCCCAGCGGGTTGCGTGAGACAGCGAAGCTGCTTGAAGCAGCGCTGGCGCGACCGGGGTGCCGCGTGTCCTGAGATCGGTTCCACCCCAATACAGGGTATGAGGGTCGGGTGCCCTCGGCGGGTTTGGCGGCCGTGTCGCTGATCAAGTCTTGCCCGTGCGGCACGCACCGTCCTGGGATGGGGACTGGTGGTCAGTCACGCCCGTTGACCTGGTATGCCCCGCGCCAGTCGTTGAGGCGGATGCGGCAGAGATCGCGGAGCATGCGACTGCCGTCGCGGAGGAGCGAGACGCGGCTGTCGTGCACGTGGTTCCAGCGTACCGGGAGTTCAACGACTCGGAGGCCGGATTTGGCCGCCAGATAGAGCAGTTCGACGTCGAAGGCGAAACGTTCGATTTTCTGGAGGGCGAAGATTGGGGTGATGGTCGTTCGGCGGAAGGCCTTGAAGCCGCACTGGGTGTCGCCCAGGTCGAGTCGGGTGATCCAGCGTACCATGTAGTTGAACAGCCGCCCCGAACCGCGCCGGACGCGGCTCTGGGGCGTGCCGATCATTGACGGATTCACTGCCCGGGAGCCGATGGCCAGGTCACAAGTGCCCTCTTCGATGGGGCGGATGAGGTGCAGGGCTTCGGAGATGGGAGCGGACAAGTCCGCGTCGGTGAAAAGGACGATATCTCCGCGGGCGTGGTTGAAGCCGGTGCGGACGGCCGCCCCCTTGCCGCGGTTGGTTCCCTGCCGGACGAGTGTCACGGGCGGGTCCTGGGGGAGGAGTCGCGAGCGGAGCGCCTCGACCAGATCTGGGGTCGCGTCCGTGGAGCCATCGTCCACCACGATCACATCGACGGGCCGCCCATAGGGGCGGGCGAAGGCGAGGATCTCGCCCAGGGACGATTCAATGCAGTCGGCCTCGTTGTAGGCGGGCACAATAATGGACAACGACTCGTTCATCGCCGCGAGAGGATCCCCACCATCATCAACAGACCGATGCCGCTCAGCGAGGCGATCAGCCCATGTTGGAAGCTTGCCGGCTCGAACCGGAACGTCACCTGGTGCTCCCCTGCGGGCACTGAGACGCCGCGGAAGATCCCGTTGACCTTCCACAACTCGGCTGGGTTACCGTCCAGATAGACGTTCCAGCCGGGATAGTGGAGGTCACACCATACCAGCATCTGTCGGCGGTTCAAGGAGACCTTGGCTGTAGCGGAGGAGAAGCCGTAGTATTCGATCGTCACGGTGGTGCTGTGGGCCTCACCTGGCTCAGCCAGGGCTTGTGCGCGGTCGGCCGGTGCCTCCGCCACCGCGGTTTGAGCGAGATCCAGTTGGCCGCTCTTGAGGCGAGCCAGAGCCGCAGCGAGGGAGTCTACCGCTTCCACCCGATCCACGAGGAACGCGCGTGGCAGCTCCTTTTCGGGGCGAACGCGGTAGAGCTTGACGTTGCCGGGCAACGGCACCTCCTGCCAGTCTGGATGCTCGAAGGGCTTAGCCGACATGAGATACCGAATCCCGAGCAGTGGCAGGAGGGGTGAATCGAGGGCCTTTTTCCGCTCGATGGTCATGATGATGTTGTACATGAGCAGGTTCTGCGGCTCGATGGCCTTCATGAATTCCGCGAAGTCGGTGAGGATGATCGAGTCATAGCCCCCGTAGTCCTGGAGGCCGTAGAGGCCCGGCTGGTTGGCATAGAAGACCTTCTCGGGGCCGAACCGACCGACGCGGAACAAGCCCTTGTCTTCCTGCATGTGCTGGATTGAGGCTGGGACGCGGCCGAGGACGGCTGGATCCGCGTGGGTATTGAAGGAGAAGCTAGCCTGCCCGAGGTCGAGGGCCACCAGGGACAGGGCCGCCAGGGAGACGGCCGGGGCGGCGTGCGGCCTGTGCGACTGCCACCAGGCCGTCGCCAGGGTCGTGGTCGCGATGAGCACGAGCGTTCCGAGCCGCCAGCCGTTGAGCCACAGCAGGCCGGCCAGATCGGCGGGTGCCTTGAACACACCCCGGGCTCGGGTATCGGCGGTCAACAGGGAGGCGGCCAGCGACTCCATAGGTTCCGGTAGGAAGAACAAGGCGCTTGTCCCGGCGAAGACGGCCACTCCGAACACCACGAGGAGCGTGGCCACCTCGCGGCGAGTCTTTCCAGTCGCGGCCACGAGCCGGTCGTACCAGTACTGAGCCCCGGTCGCGGCCAGGTAGGTTCCCGCGAAGACCGCCAAAAGGAGCCACCGGTACGGCGTGCGTACCTGATCAGCGCCGGGAACGAGGTGGAAGAACGCCCGGTAGACGGGTGTCACCAGGGCGAACGCCAGGGCCAGGGCGATCAACAGGCAGAAGAAGAGTCGCTCCCGAGCGGGCACCCAGAGTCCCAGCAGGGCAAACGCCAATGGAATCACGCCGAAGTACCAGCCTGACTCAACGTAGTTCTTCGGCCCGAAGTAGTGGAAGTCGTCACCCGTGGCGCTGGTGATCGGATGCCAGGCGTGATCATGCAGGTCCAAGGACTCGTGCCTGGCCGGATTGCCGAACGCGTCGGGCACGACCAGGGTGAGGAGTTCGCGGGGCCACAATGCGCTGGTCCTGGCGGTCTCCCAGCTTCCCTGACCCGCCCGAACGTTGCGTTTCATCACTTCGAGGAAGGGCAGGATCTGCGGAGCGGATATCACGGCGGCCATGAAGGCGACGGCGGCCACCTTACCCAGGAAGATGCCGCACCTGGAGGCTGACCGATGCCGTGCCGCCAGGCGAACGCCGGCCACTATGGTGAAGAGCCCGCAGGCCGCGAACGAGTAGAATGCGATTTCGAAGAAGCCTGACAGGATGGGCAGGGCAAACAGCAGCGAACCGAGGAACAGGCCGCGGAGCCTGCCTCCCGACGCGCGCGGCTCGGCCATGACATCGATCCAGAGGAGCATGAGTGGGAGCCAGATGATCGAGCCGAGCAGCATAGGCCACAGCACGCGTACGGCCAGGAATCCGCCCATCGCGAAGGTGACGCCACCGACCGCGGCTCCGAATTCCCCGGCGCCGAAGCGGCGGAAGAGCAGGTAGGTGAACACTCCGCCGAGGAGCAGATGCAGCCAGGTGAAGATCGCGTAGGCGTGGAGCACGGGGGCGAACCAGGACACGGCCCAGAAGATCGCGTTCAACGGGTAGAACGTGGACGCCTGCCCGGTGGTGTAGATGGGATGGCCGCAGAAGCTAGCCGGGTTCCAGAGGGGCAGTTCGCCGGCGGCCAGGCTTCGCCGCTGGAACTCCTTCCAGGGGAGGTTCTCGTTGACCATATCGCCGATCAATGCGTTGTGGACGGGCCCTGGGTCAGCCGGCTGGTGAGGCGGATTGTGGGCCACGATGTCGAGCGGCATGAGGACTTTGCCGCCGAAGATCGACGGCCCGAGCCAGATCGCGAGGGCGAGAGCCAGGAATAGCGCGAAACGCGGCGTTGTCCACTTCAAGCGAGGCTACCTTGCGGCGAACCGACCCACCCACGGGCGGACCCGTGGCTCCATACGTGCGGACATTCTAACGGGGTGGGGCTGGAGATGCACGCGACCTGCGGTTATCAGACCGTCCATCGACCTCCGACCGCCGACGTTTGCCTTTCGGCAGGCTGGGGGACGGTTCACCCCGGGGAGTTGAAGCCTTGATTCGATCGTGCCGATGTCAAGACAGAAGGGGCGACGTGATCTGATCGATCATGGACTGTTCTGACGAGACGACGCGATGCCAGAGAAACTGCACACGTTCTTACTTGACGAGTCCCGAGGGGACCTGGAGTCTTTCCGGAAGCCGTTCGATGATCAGGAGCAGCTTCAGGTGGTGGGTCTATGTACTCGCCTACGGGAACTCCAGCCGCACATCCAGTGCTCGCGCATTGACGTGATGATCGTGAATCTGGATACCCCTGATGAGAAGACCGGCCCAGCGGCGGTGCAGCGCATCGCCGAGCTGAATCCCCGATGCGGCATCATCGGCGTCAGCAAGAACAAGCAGTCGGACGCCATCATGTCGGCGATGCGTTCGGGGTGCTGGCGGTTCGTTCACTGGCCGATTGACCCGACCGACCTGACCGCTGCTCTGGACCACATCCGGCGGATCCGCATGCCGCAGCGTGACACCTGCCAGTACATCTGCGTGATGGCATCGGCCGGAGGCGCCGGGGCGACCACGCTGGCCACGAACCTCGCGGTTGAACTGGCAACTGTTGTTGAGAGCCGCTGTGCCCTGATTGATCTTGACCTCGAGTTTCCGGAAGTTGCCGCGGCCTACGACTTCCGACCCTCGCACAGCATCATGGACCTTTTGGCGAGTGACACCGAGATTGACCGGATGCTTGTCGAGCAGGCCATGGAGCACCTGCAGTGCAACGTATCGATCCTGCCCGGCTCGGAGGGCATCGGCAACCCGTGGGATATCGCCCCAGAGCGGATTCAGGGGCTGCTCCGGGTGCTGAGCGACATGTTTCCGTTCGCGGTCCTGAGCATGCCGCGCACGCTATCGCCCCTGGCCGCGGAAGCCCTGGCCGTTGCCCATCGGGTGTTCATCGTCAGCCAGCTTTCCGTTCCTCATCTCCGTAACGCCCTGTTCATCCACGACAGGTTGGCCGAGATGAGCCTTTCGAAGGATGGGATCGACCTGGTTCTGAATCGCTGCGACTCCGCTTTTGAGCGGATCGCCATCGAGGATGTGGAGGCCAAGCTCGGGCGGCCGGTGTACGCCCGCATTCCCAACGACTACAAGAACGTTTGCGCCGCCCGCGACCACGGGCGAATGCTCATGGCCTACTGCCCCACCAGTCGGGTGCGTCATGCGATCGTGGACATCGTCAAGCGTCTGGTCCGCGAGCAGATCGGCGAACCCTCGGTCAAGTCCGATGGTGGCTCGAGGCTTGGTTCGCTGCTGGGTCTGTTCCGCAAGCCGCGTGAGACGGCTCCGCAACCGAGCGAGGCGTGCAGCTGCCCCTGACGGGCCGGCGCGGGTCGGCACCGGAATTTCAGCCTGACTGCGAGAGCCGATGAAGAGCGGTCCCTGGCTTCCCAGCCTTGCCGCCGTTTGCCTCTTGGCGGGTATGGGTTGGCCAGCCGGCCGGGGCGGGCTCGTAGGTCCCATTCCAGCAGGGATACGAGAACCTGGGCATGTTCTGATGCGACGAGTTCGCTCGCGGGGAGCTGCAGCGATGCGGAGAAAGGGGCGCGGATCGGGATCGCCCCGGGGTGGCCGACCGGCCCGGGGATTCGCCCTCGGCGGGAAGGGTGGCTGAAGCGACCTTGCGACAGGCCGGCGGTCATCCGCATAGACAGGCTGACCTTCTTTCCGAAGCCGCGGTCGAGTTTGCCGCCCGATTAGTCACCGGCCGATCACGTCTCGGCCCGGGAAAACGCTTGTCTTGGGAGGGAGAAAGCGTATACTGGCAGAATGGTACCCGAGCGAAGTGTTTCGGGCATGACTGGGGGCGTCGGCCTGGCAGAGGAAGGGAGCTTTTTCCGCAGGGCCGCATCCCACCCAAAAGCGAGAGGCATGGGCACTTCCGAACCATGAGCTTCGCTCTGCAGGTTGACGAGTTCGCCGGTGAGCCTGGCCGGGCGGAATCGCCAACCTGACCATTCGTATTTGAGAAGATTCGTCGACCGGCCTCCCGAGACAAGCCTGGAAGTTGAGGGGGAGGTCACCTGAGCACGCCGGAAATGGAGGAGAAACGCCATGCGATGTGGAATCTGTTCTTGGTCACTGTTCGCGTCAGGACTTGCTCTGCTGCTGGTTGCACTGCCCGGTGTTACCCAGGCCGCGGACTGCAACGGCAATGGCATTGACGATCATCTTGACCTGCAGCCGTCCGGCTTCGGCTTTGCCGCGGCCGTCCACTACGCGGCTGGCGATTATGCCAAGCACGTTGCCGCGGCCGATCTTGACGGGGACGGCGACCTCGACCTCGCGGTGGTCAATCAGGAAGCCAACACCATCAGCGTCTTCAAGAACAACGGGAACGGCACCTATGCGGCGAGGGTGAATTACGCCGTAGGCGACACGCCGGTCTGGATTGTCGCCGCGAAGCTGGACGGGGACGCCGACATTGATCTGGCTGTGGCGAACAACGTGTCCGACAACGTGTCGATCCTCAAGAACAACGGCAATGCCACGTTTGCGGCGGCGGTGAACTACCCTGTTGGGGACGCCCCGACGTCGCGCGGCCCGGCGACAGCTGTTGCCGCGGCTGAGCTCGACCTCGATGGGGATGTCGATCTGGTGGTGACCGTCGCCGGTATCACCGGTCATTACGTTTCGATTCTGCGGAACGACGGGAATGCCGCCTTTGCGGCTCCCGAGAACATCTATGTCGCGGGCATGCCCGATTCGCTGGTGGTTACCGATCTGGACGGCGACGGCGACCCGGACGTGGCCGCGACCACGGGCTCCTACAACAAGGTGGCGGTGCTCAAGCACAACGGAGTCAGTTCGTTGTCATGGCCGGTGTACTATTCCTGCCCCGGCGGCTGGCGGGTTACGGCCGGCGACCTGGACCAAGACGGCGACGCGGACCTGGCGGTCACGGGGTATTGGACTGACAGGTTGTCCATCCTTCTGAACACCGGTACAGGTCTCTTTGGGGCACCCATCGACTACACAACCGGTGAAGGCCCGGAAACGCCCACGGTCGGGGACTTCGACGCCGACGGCGACCTCGATGTGGCCGTACCCACCGAGATCGACGGTGAAGTATCGATCTTCCGGAACAACGGTGATGGCACCTTGGCCGCCCCGCTGAATTATGCGGTTGGGACCACGCCGTCCTGTGCGACGGCCGCGGACCTCGACGGGGATGGGATCCTTGACCTGGCGGTTACCAATGCGGGATCGGACAACGTATCGGTGCTGATCAACCAGACGCAGCCGCCGTTCAGCCAGGACTGCAACCGCAACAACAGGCCTGACGAGTGCGACATTGCCGCGGGCACGGCGCAGGACTGCAACCAAAACGGGATCCCGGATTCGTGCGACATCGCTGGAGGCGCCGAGGACGACTGCAACC includes:
- a CDS encoding HAD family hydrolase encodes the protein MGSLNTIIEFEGPVVDVRRRWWAAHKTAAAAIGLDGPPEEEFWRLVRKGSPDGMIMRHARPQQLLEYTRIRTEQQDSTALMALDEPQPVLKENLRVLKQLGTCRLITTCRNQEGINATLDRLDVWMCFERRIILPEDRNRRLSLLRELAAGYSSTLAIVGSVPVALAAANAGCRCVGLKDGLAYPSNLRQVGVDAFFDTLDALTDAVISRHADLQRIGLHF
- a CDS encoding Gfo/Idh/MocA family oxidoreductase: MAKACNVALIGQGFMGRTHSNAYLKVSKFFNDLPLNPVMHTVFGMPEEKPEAFALRWGWKNFKTNWKEAIADPEVNYVDVVTPNYMHKEPAMAALAAKKPVASEKPIAGTLADAREMVEAAKKAKVKTFVWYNYRRCPAVALAHQLVQEGRLGQIYHVRAIYLQDWGGPETPLLWRFKKELAGSGAHGDLNAHIVDMSRFITGDEIVEVSGAIAETFIKERVIPSQGSAGGIAAGAKGGLKKGKSTVDDAVLFLARFKKGAVASFEATRLATGCKNQNGIEVHGDKGAIRFRFEDMNYLEFYDNTLEKKLQGWNKIMCTSGGNHPYVGNWWPDAHIIGYEHGFVNQASDIMRVLGGQKPVVPIPDFADAYETQRVLEAALLSAENRCAVKMSEVK
- a CDS encoding DUF58 domain-containing protein, which translates into the protein MNATRYLRPEVIAQVSRLDLRARFIVEGFLTGLHGSPFQGFSVEFSEHRKYEQGDDLRLIDWAVFAKTDRFFIKKYDAETNLEGYLLVDTSASMAYPGAKEAAREGRLSKLDYSICLAAALGYMMVNQQDAVGFARFDNRVRSFLPARSKRSHLLRIISELAGVKPVADRTDKGLATALHDIARRVRRKGLMILLSDLLADADETLDALHHLRFRGHDIIVFHVLDWTETHFPFTGMRTLEDPETGQKLTVQPEAVRTAYLEALRELSDRYRRELAAMRSDLVQVDTSMSFDRALIQFLVDRQRRF
- the surE gene encoding 5'/3'-nucleotidase SurE: MRILLSNDDGILAPGLAALWNELRSLGEVAVVAPSSPQSAAAHGITVHGPIVVQRVHVQDAFVGYSVSGRPADCVKLAVTELLDRKPDLVVSGINDGANVSINILYSGTVAAAAEGALLGCPAIAVSMRQGQERDFSRAARLALPIIRRLLDNGLAAGQLINVNLPDLTPGDPKGIRVVPQATRTFRDRFTRHTGPDQLDYYWLSGGDFDFTEKHEAEGDLDAVDNGYIAITPLQFDLTEYDLMRHLATLKWEQDVAEPCLPDGPWQTAGQTPNANR
- the uvrA gene encoding excinuclease ABC subunit UvrA produces the protein MDPTVITIRGAREHNLRSVGLELPRNCLICFTGVSGSGKSSLAFDTLYAEGQRRYIESLSAYARQFLGTLAKPDVDQITGLSPAVAIQQKATGWNPRSTVGTVTGIYDFLRVLYARVGLQHCPKCDRPITAQTAESIVARILLLPADAQVLVLAPVIRGQKGEHVELIEDLRRRGYARARIDGVVVHLDQAPKLVRYNRHDIEVVVDRLVLREGARARVAEAVESALQVGGGTVIVAPGGEPASKPGGVGAVSRRGGATDDLLLSSQYACAECGIGFDPPSPQLFSFNSPTGMCLACDGMGTSYDFDPELLVPDSSLPFFAPCVAPMRTAPGRWRRHIYAGVARHVGFDIRLPWNKLPQRARDALLYGTGDEHITFEWGHGSRRWKHGGTYEGVIAELNAKYRQSKADFVRTYYEQFMRLRECEACDGGRLNEQARAVRVGELSLPGFCALSIKDARQFLDGLQLNATQAFIAAEVLKEVRARLEFLSNVGLDYLTLDRAAPSLSGGESQRIRLAGQIGCGLVGVLYVLDEPSIGLHPRDNKQLLASLMRLRDMGNTVVVVEHDEETMRAADLIVDFGPGPGICGGHVVAVGTIDEIAATGDSVTGAYLAGRRRIEVPQCRRPVDVSTLPAKSGKAKS
- a CDS encoding glycosyltransferase family 2 protein; the encoded protein is MNESLSIIVPAYNEADCIESSLGEILAFARPYGRPVDVIVVDDGSTDATPDLVEALRSRLLPQDPPVTLVRQGTNRGKGAAVRTGFNHARGDIVLFTDADLSAPISEALHLIRPIEEGTCDLAIGSRAVNPSMIGTPQSRVRRGSGRLFNYMVRWITRLDLGDTQCGFKAFRRTTITPIFALQKIERFAFDVELLYLAAKSGLRVVELPVRWNHVHDSRVSLLRDGSRMLRDLCRIRLNDWRGAYQVNGRD